In one window of Streptomyces roseofulvus DNA:
- a CDS encoding GNAT family N-acetyltransferase: protein MGRVTALHHRPAGEADLATLVRLRDDAARWMLSRGITGQWRPGELDEDHFRRIMAHGEVWLAESGGRVAGAWELWWDDEAAWGPQPPVAGYVHRLMVDRAAPAGTGRLLLAAAERRAAEAGRTRLRLDCLTANAKLTAYYERAGYRAVGRKDGKPQPGGPPKSFTLMEKELRPPV from the coding sequence ATCGGGCGCGTGACCGCTCTGCACCATCGCCCGGCCGGCGAGGCCGACCTCGCCACCCTGGTACGCCTCCGCGACGACGCGGCCCGCTGGATGCTCTCCCGGGGCATCACCGGCCAGTGGCGCCCCGGCGAGCTGGACGAGGACCACTTCCGCCGGATCATGGCGCACGGCGAGGTCTGGCTGGCCGAGAGCGGCGGGCGGGTCGCCGGCGCCTGGGAGTTGTGGTGGGACGACGAGGCCGCCTGGGGTCCGCAGCCGCCGGTCGCCGGATACGTCCACCGGCTCATGGTGGACCGGGCGGCCCCGGCCGGCACCGGACGGCTGCTGCTGGCCGCGGCGGAGCGGCGGGCGGCCGAGGCGGGCCGGACCCGGCTGCGGCTGGACTGCCTGACGGCCAACGCGAAGCTCACCGCCTACTACGAGCGGGCCGGTTACCGCGCCGTCGGCCGCAAGGACGGCAAGCCGCAGCCCGGCGGCCCGCCGAAGTCCTTCACGCTGATGGAGAAGGAACTGCGGCCGCCGGTCTAG
- a CDS encoding isochorismatase family protein, whose translation MTAQTLPPVDTLLVVDVQSAFVTGDGAVPDAARLVDRTAALLARARAAGALVVHLQNDGPPGAEDEPHTPGWELHHPVVPGPVEAVVRKPYDDGFEETGLGALLAAHGSRAVAVCGVMSEMCVQATARTALELGYRVVVPYDAHATQDCPAVPGVADVVPAAVVSRVAAYALGSDAEVTVPAAAVAFTAPRAAVDAVRGSGA comes from the coding sequence ATGACCGCGCAGACCCTCCCGCCCGTGGACACGCTCCTCGTCGTCGACGTCCAGTCCGCCTTCGTCACCGGCGACGGCGCCGTACCGGACGCCGCCCGGCTCGTCGACCGCACCGCCGCACTGCTCGCCCGCGCCCGCGCCGCCGGGGCGCTCGTCGTCCACCTGCAGAACGACGGGCCGCCCGGTGCGGAGGACGAACCCCACACGCCCGGCTGGGAGTTGCACCACCCGGTCGTGCCCGGCCCCGTCGAGGCCGTCGTCCGCAAGCCGTACGACGACGGCTTCGAGGAGACCGGACTCGGCGCCCTGCTGGCCGCGCACGGCAGCCGGGCCGTCGCCGTCTGCGGGGTGATGTCGGAGATGTGCGTCCAGGCCACCGCCCGCACGGCGCTGGAGCTCGGCTACCGGGTGGTGGTCCCGTACGACGCCCACGCCACCCAGGACTGCCCGGCCGTCCCCGGCGTCGCCGACGTTGTGCCCGCGGCGGTCGTCTCCCGGGTCGCCGCCTACGCCCTCGGCTCCGACGCCGAGGTCACCGTCCCGGCCGCCGCCGTCGCCTTCACCGCCCCGCGGGCGGCCGTGGACGCCGTGCGAGGATCGGGCGCGTGA
- a CDS encoding FUSC family protein, translating into MFVAPDPGLLRLRTGVRAVLGIALAVTVAELAGFSLTASITGGLAALLALFTVTDATVRGQIGTTLLLPLAGFPVLALATLLHDHTLLRDGAFLLVVLCGVYARRWGPRGHALGIFAFMNFFSTQFLHAQPGQLPELYAAVGIALAAAGTVRFALWPIERRTPPPAAPAPLPGKGLARITTRQAVQATAACAVALGIGQVLSEERWYWAVGTTWWIFVNTVSRGETLVRGFRRFLGTLLGIAVGMVVAIPLHGAPLPTALLVAVCVFGIFYTAPLSYSWMMLAVTVMAGLLYGLLGVLDPALLVLRLEETVVGAVCAALAVLLILPVTTHAINDAWIQRALRAVHAATAASERRLAGDESADPTPHVAELDLLLGRVRLSVAPLVHPLSPFRERKGRARRVLALLDECAAEVRGLAAVAADPDASHDARLAAACWRVETAVERLTSPGRTPAAPAAEPEPAVHPAPAALGHVSGLERLLAALDEPLRTPPGSLLVRS; encoded by the coding sequence ATGTTCGTGGCTCCGGACCCGGGGCTCCTCCGGCTCAGGACCGGAGTGCGTGCCGTGCTCGGCATCGCGCTCGCGGTGACCGTGGCCGAGCTGGCCGGTTTCTCGCTCACCGCGTCGATCACCGGAGGACTGGCGGCACTGCTCGCCCTGTTCACCGTCACCGACGCCACCGTCCGCGGCCAGATCGGCACCACCCTCCTGCTGCCGCTCGCCGGGTTCCCGGTCCTCGCGCTGGCCACCCTGCTGCACGACCACACCCTCCTGCGCGACGGCGCCTTCCTGCTCGTCGTCCTCTGCGGCGTGTACGCCCGGCGCTGGGGCCCGCGCGGCCACGCGCTCGGCATCTTCGCCTTCATGAACTTCTTCAGCACCCAGTTCCTGCACGCCCAGCCCGGCCAGCTCCCCGAGCTGTACGCGGCCGTCGGCATCGCCCTCGCGGCGGCCGGGACCGTGCGGTTCGCGCTCTGGCCGATCGAGCGGCGCACCCCGCCGCCCGCCGCCCCCGCCCCGCTCCCCGGCAAGGGGCTGGCCCGGATCACCACCCGGCAGGCCGTCCAGGCCACCGCCGCCTGCGCCGTGGCGCTCGGCATCGGCCAGGTGCTCTCCGAGGAGCGCTGGTACTGGGCCGTCGGCACCACCTGGTGGATCTTCGTGAACACCGTCTCCCGCGGCGAGACCCTGGTCCGCGGCTTCCGCCGCTTCCTCGGCACCCTGCTCGGCATCGCCGTCGGCATGGTCGTCGCGATCCCGCTGCACGGCGCCCCGCTGCCCACCGCCCTCCTGGTGGCGGTCTGCGTCTTCGGGATCTTCTACACCGCGCCGCTCTCCTACAGCTGGATGATGCTCGCGGTCACCGTGATGGCCGGACTGCTCTACGGGCTCCTCGGCGTCCTCGACCCGGCGCTGCTCGTGCTGCGCCTGGAGGAGACCGTCGTCGGCGCGGTCTGCGCCGCCCTCGCCGTCCTGCTGATCCTCCCGGTCACCACCCACGCCATCAACGACGCCTGGATCCAGCGCGCCCTGCGGGCGGTGCACGCCGCGACGGCCGCCTCCGAGCGCCGGCTCGCCGGCGACGAGAGCGCCGACCCGACCCCGCACGTCGCCGAGCTCGACCTGCTCCTCGGTCGGGTGCGGCTCTCGGTCGCCCCGCTCGTCCACCCGCTCAGCCCGTTCCGCGAGCGCAAGGGCCGCGCCCGCCGGGTCCTCGCGCTGCTCGACGAGTGCGCCGCCGAGGTGCGCGGGCTCGCGGCCGTCGCCGCCGACCCGGACGCCAGCCACGACGCCCGGCTCGCCGCCGCCTGCTGGCGGGTCGAGACGGCCGTCGAGCGGCTCACGTCGCCCGGCCGGACCCCGGCCGCGCCGGCCGCCGAGCCGGAGCCGGCCGTCCACCCGGCGCCCGCCGCCCTCGGCCACGTCAGCGGCCTGGAGCGGCTGCTCGCCGCCCTCGACGAGCCGCTGAGGACCCCGCCCGGCTCCCTCCTCGTCCGCTCCTGA
- a CDS encoding heme-binding protein, protein MKQISKRARVLTGGAALLALGAGAFGAVSANAAAPAAAPAAVAKADAKNKNTTTSTHLTIDAATKAAQAALDAAEKENQRVSVAVVDRNGNTLVTLRGDGAGPQSYESAEKKAYTAVSWNAPTTELVKRLEQAPNLKDIPGTLFLGGGAPVTAKNAPVAGIGVAGAPSGDLDQKFAQAGVDALAK, encoded by the coding sequence ATGAAGCAGATCTCGAAGCGTGCCCGTGTCCTGACCGGCGGTGCGGCCCTGCTCGCCCTCGGCGCCGGCGCCTTCGGCGCGGTCTCCGCGAACGCCGCCGCCCCGGCCGCCGCCCCCGCCGCCGTCGCCAAGGCCGACGCGAAGAACAAGAACACCACCACCAGCACCCACCTGACGATCGACGCCGCCACCAAGGCCGCCCAGGCCGCCCTCGACGCCGCCGAGAAGGAGAACCAGCGCGTCTCCGTGGCCGTGGTCGACCGCAACGGCAACACCCTCGTCACCCTGCGCGGCGACGGCGCCGGCCCGCAGTCCTACGAGTCCGCCGAGAAGAAGGCGTACACCGCCGTCTCCTGGAACGCCCCCACCACCGAGCTGGTCAAGCGCCTGGAGCAGGCCCCCAATCTCAAGGACATCCCCGGCACCCTCTTCCTCGGCGGCGGCGCCCCCGTCACCGCGAAGAACGCCCCCGTCGCCGGCATCGGCGTGGCCGGTGCCCCCTCCGGCGACCTCGACCAGAAGTTCGCCCAGGCCGGCGTCGACGCCCTCGCCAAGTAG
- a CDS encoding cytochrome P450 codes for MPGQRAAGAGGHRRSVRSTDELPPFDPGLPDPADPHPVYRRHRERDPVRAVRPSGGGAGRGPSRGTSSGTRRRRGCRRSVLTGGGRRRTGAGRPYPGVRDAAEGRRERSGLPRPAAHTKPPARWTHRSGPGPSRGCGRHGGDRGGAGRRIRRGNRLVAVLGSAHRDPARFADPDALDVRRTTGRHDAFGLGAHSCAGATLARLEAETGLAVLLDRLPPLRPDARPLVEVEHAPDRVFHSPSRLVPRARDTRAA; via the coding sequence ATGCCCGGCCAACGAGCCGCCGGGGCGGGCGGTCACCGCCGGAGCGTGAGGAGCACGGACGAGCTGCCGCCGTTCGACCCGGGGCTGCCGGACCCGGCCGATCCTCATCCGGTGTACCGCCGCCACCGGGAGCGGGACCCGGTGCGGGCGGTAAGGCCGTCCGGCGGCGGGGCGGGCCGGGGGCCATCACGTGGTACCTCTTCCGGTACGCGGAGGCGGCGCGGGTGCCGGCGGAGCGTTCTTACCGGCGGCGGTCGCCGCCGGACGGGCGCGGGGCGCCCATACCCGGGGGTACGAGACGCTGCGGAGGGTCGTCGAGAACGGTCCGGTCTTCCTCGACCCGCCGCTCACACCAAGCCGCCGGCGCGGTGGACCCACCGCTCGGGACCGGGGCCGTCGCGGGGCTGCGGCCGACACGGGGGCGATCGCGGAGGGGCCGGCCGGCGGATCCGGCGCGGCAACCGGCTGGTGGCGGTCCTCGGCTCCGCCCACCGGGACCCGGCGCGCTTCGCCGACCCGGACGCCCTCGACGTCCGGCGCACCACCGGACGGCACGACGCCTTCGGGCTCGGCGCCCACTCCTGCGCGGGGGCGACGCTCGCCCGGCTGGAGGCGGAGACCGGTCTCGCGGTGCTCCTCGACCGACTGCCGCCGCTCCGGCCGGACGCCCGCCCGCTCGTCGAGGTGGAGCACGCCCCGGACCGGGTCTTCCACAGCCCGTCCCGGCTGGTGCCGCGCGCCCGGGACACGCGGGCCGCGTGA
- a CDS encoding Lrp/AsnC family transcriptional regulator has translation MAVDALDTRILRLLIEQPRTSVREYARILGVARGTVQARIDRLERDGVITATGPVLSPAALGHPVLAFVHVEVTQGHLDEVGDALAAVPEIVEAFSITGGGDLLTRVVARDAGHLEDVIQRLIQLPGVVRTRTEIALRERVAHRLLPLVESMGRGAAERRPRGR, from the coding sequence ATGGCGGTGGACGCACTCGACACCCGCATCCTGCGGCTCCTGATCGAGCAGCCGCGCACCAGCGTGCGGGAGTACGCGCGGATCCTGGGCGTCGCCCGGGGCACCGTGCAGGCCCGCATCGACCGGCTCGAACGGGACGGGGTGATCACGGCCACCGGTCCGGTCCTCTCCCCCGCCGCGCTCGGGCATCCGGTGCTGGCCTTCGTGCACGTGGAGGTCACCCAGGGGCACCTCGACGAGGTCGGGGACGCGCTCGCCGCCGTGCCGGAGATCGTCGAGGCGTTCTCCATCACCGGCGGGGGCGACCTGCTGACCCGGGTGGTGGCCCGGGACGCCGGTCACCTGGAGGACGTGATCCAGCGGCTCATCCAGCTGCCGGGGGTGGTCCGCACCCGCACGGAGATCGCGCTACGCGAGCGGGTCGCCCACCGGCTGCTGCCGCTGGTGGAGTCGATGGGCCGGGGCGCCGCGGAGCGGCGGCCGAGGGGCCGGTAA
- a CDS encoding STAS domain-containing protein, with protein MQLIPRHDPHLAVRSAGALTVAVLSGELDLVLVRHLRPELDALVREADALALDIRPLAFCDATGLGLLAHCARGARERGAHWQLVCDQPWILRLVRLTGLDELLRPEPALRPLPAPPLLSGPRARAEHPV; from the coding sequence ATGCAGCTGATCCCCCGTCACGACCCGCACCTCGCCGTCCGTTCGGCCGGCGCCCTGACCGTCGCCGTCCTCAGTGGCGAACTGGACCTCGTCCTCGTCCGCCACCTGCGGCCCGAACTCGACGCCCTCGTCCGCGAGGCCGACGCGCTGGCCCTCGACATCCGTCCGCTCGCCTTCTGCGACGCCACCGGCCTCGGCCTGCTCGCCCACTGCGCCCGCGGCGCGCGCGAGCGCGGGGCGCACTGGCAGCTCGTCTGCGACCAGCCGTGGATCCTCCGCCTGGTCCGGCTCACCGGCCTCGACGAGCTGCTGCGCCCCGAGCCCGCGCTGCGCCCGCTGCCCGCGCCCCCGCTGCTCTCCGGTCCCCGCGCACGCGCGGAGCACCCCGTCTGA
- a CDS encoding ankyrin repeat domain-containing protein — translation MTVAPHRRLLAAARRGDTDAVRAALADGARTETRDEELRSPLLLAVLGDHVDTARALVAAGADVHARDARHDSPWLATGATGSVAMLRVLLTADPAPDVRLTDRFGATSLIAAAERGHVPYVRAVLRDTPTDVDHVDDLGWTALLQAVILGDGGPAHQKVVALLLAAGADPSLADAHGTTALEHAERRGHTALAALLRRTSAAPATRA, via the coding sequence GTGACCGTCGCACCCCACCGGCGGCTCCTCGCCGCCGCCCGCCGGGGCGACACCGACGCCGTCCGTGCCGCGCTCGCCGACGGCGCCCGGACCGAGACCCGCGACGAGGAACTGCGCTCCCCGCTGCTCCTCGCCGTCCTCGGCGACCACGTCGACACCGCCCGCGCGCTGGTCGCCGCGGGCGCCGACGTCCACGCCCGGGACGCCCGGCACGACAGCCCCTGGCTGGCCACCGGCGCCACCGGCAGCGTCGCCATGCTGCGGGTGCTGCTCACCGCCGACCCCGCCCCCGACGTCCGGCTGACCGACCGCTTCGGCGCCACCAGCCTCATCGCCGCCGCCGAACGCGGCCACGTGCCGTACGTCCGCGCCGTCCTGCGCGACACCCCGACCGACGTCGACCACGTCGACGACCTGGGCTGGACCGCCCTGCTGCAGGCGGTCATCCTCGGCGACGGCGGCCCGGCCCACCAGAAGGTCGTCGCCCTCCTGCTCGCCGCCGGCGCCGACCCCTCCCTGGCCGACGCCCACGGCACCACCGCGCTGGAGCACGCCGAGCGGCGCGGCCACACCGCGCTCGCCGCCCTGCTCCGGCGTACCTCCGCCGCTCCGGCCACGCGCGCCTGA
- a CDS encoding SpoIIE family protein phosphatase produces MDAHQSSPSRVPQPPRAAVGDAGVLRELLPIALWREDAEGRIVEWSLAAQDLLGHRPEHVLGLLATPLLVPDANRELADRLTRRVQAGETMVGTLPVRHRDGHTVPMEMWIVPAADPAGRPGAMLIAVETSEVLRMRENLAAMESLFTQSPIGLALLGPDLRFLRVNDALARMNGVSAAEHVGRRLTEVVPGVNAASLESLMRQVLESRTPVIDARRVGRTPADPGRDHIWSCSYAPLVDRGTRFGQTGTTAPGTVTARTVAPGVAHADGVAHADGVAHADGVADAGRSGRPLGLIASLVDITESQEAHLEVERARHRFALLSEAGARIGTTLDLRQTGEEVVRFLVPQLCDSADVQMLESALEPDDPAASSRGVLRRIAAVFPEPVPPSPLLGPGQTFQLPPGSAYERLVLDGRPTFLTDADIPVLFPGRAAEPLRTYLSTRFGSARTVPLVARGQVLGAVTVTRLKTREPFDDQDAVLIDEVVARAALNIDNARLYTTQRAAALALQRSLTNSALPAVPGLELTGRYLPASAHDVGGDWFDVIELPGGRTGLVIGDVMGHGIHAAAVMGQLRTAVRTLARHDIPPTEMLRSLDAVVADLGEDTMATCLYAVHAPATGTWTIARAGHLPPAVVTPEGAVSFLQGPPGTPLGTGAHDFGTEELPLAPGGLLVLYTDGLIEARDRDLDEGMRQLGLALGRADGPLEEICDGVLGRLLVDPAQDDVALVLARTTG; encoded by the coding sequence GTGGACGCTCATCAGTCGTCGCCGAGCAGGGTTCCGCAGCCGCCGCGAGCGGCCGTCGGGGACGCGGGCGTGCTCCGGGAACTGCTGCCGATCGCCCTGTGGCGCGAGGACGCCGAGGGGCGGATCGTCGAGTGGTCCCTCGCCGCGCAGGACCTCCTCGGCCACCGCCCCGAGCACGTCCTGGGCCTGCTCGCCACCCCTCTCCTGGTGCCCGACGCCAACCGGGAGCTCGCCGACCGGCTCACCCGCCGCGTCCAGGCCGGCGAGACCATGGTCGGCACCCTGCCGGTCCGCCACCGTGACGGGCACACGGTCCCGATGGAGATGTGGATCGTGCCCGCCGCCGACCCGGCCGGCCGGCCCGGGGCCATGCTCATCGCCGTGGAGACCTCCGAGGTCCTGCGCATGCGGGAGAACCTCGCCGCGATGGAGAGCCTCTTCACCCAGTCGCCGATAGGGCTCGCCCTGCTCGGCCCCGACCTGCGCTTCCTGCGGGTCAACGACGCCCTCGCCCGGATGAACGGCGTCAGCGCCGCCGAACACGTCGGCCGCCGCCTCACCGAGGTGGTGCCCGGCGTCAACGCGGCCTCGCTGGAGTCCCTGATGCGGCAGGTCCTCGAGTCCCGCACGCCCGTCATCGACGCCCGCCGGGTCGGCCGCACCCCCGCCGACCCCGGCCGCGACCACATCTGGTCCTGCTCCTACGCGCCCCTCGTCGACCGCGGCACCCGCTTCGGCCAGACGGGCACCACCGCCCCCGGCACCGTGACCGCCCGGACCGTCGCCCCCGGCGTCGCCCACGCCGACGGCGTCGCCCACGCCGACGGTGTCGCCCACGCCGACGGCGTCGCGGACGCCGGGCGGTCCGGGCGCCCGCTCGGGCTCATCGCCTCCCTGGTCGACATCACCGAGAGCCAGGAGGCGCACCTGGAGGTCGAACGGGCCCGGCACCGGTTCGCGCTGCTCTCCGAGGCCGGCGCGCGCATCGGCACCACCCTCGACCTGCGGCAGACCGGCGAGGAGGTCGTCCGCTTCCTGGTGCCGCAGCTCTGCGACTCCGCCGACGTGCAGATGCTGGAATCGGCCCTGGAACCCGACGACCCGGCGGCCTCCTCCCGGGGCGTGCTGCGCCGGATCGCCGCCGTCTTCCCCGAACCGGTGCCGCCGAGTCCGCTGCTCGGGCCGGGCCAGACCTTCCAGCTGCCCCCGGGATCGGCGTACGAGCGGCTCGTCCTCGACGGGCGGCCCACCTTCCTCACCGACGCCGACATCCCGGTCCTCTTCCCCGGCAGGGCCGCCGAACCGCTGCGCACCTATCTGTCGACCCGCTTCGGCTCCGCCCGCACCGTCCCGCTCGTCGCCCGAGGCCAGGTCCTCGGCGCCGTCACCGTCACCCGGCTCAAGACCCGCGAACCCTTCGACGACCAGGACGCGGTGCTCATCGACGAGGTCGTCGCCCGGGCCGCGCTCAACATCGACAACGCCCGGCTCTACACCACCCAGCGCGCCGCGGCCCTCGCCCTCCAGCGCAGCCTCACCAACAGCGCCCTGCCCGCCGTGCCCGGCCTCGAACTCACCGGCCGCTACCTCCCGGCCAGCGCGCACGACGTCGGCGGCGACTGGTTCGACGTGATCGAGCTGCCCGGCGGCCGCACCGGGCTCGTCATCGGCGACGTCATGGGCCACGGCATCCACGCCGCGGCCGTCATGGGACAGCTCCGCACCGCCGTGCGGACCCTGGCCCGCCACGACATCCCGCCCACCGAGATGCTGCGCTCCCTCGACGCCGTCGTCGCCGACCTCGGCGAGGACACCATGGCCACCTGTCTGTACGCCGTGCACGCCCCGGCCACCGGCACCTGGACGATCGCCCGCGCCGGCCACCTGCCGCCCGCCGTCGTCACCCCCGAGGGGGCGGTCTCCTTCCTCCAGGGGCCGCCCGGCACCCCCCTCGGCACCGGGGCGCACGACTTCGGCACCGAGGAACTCCCGCTGGCCCCGGGAGGGTTGCTCGTGCTCTACACGGACGGTCTGATCGAGGCACGGGACCGCGACCTCGACGAGGGGATGCGCCAGCTCGGCCTCGCCCTCGGCCGGGCGGACGGCCCGCTGGAGGAGATCTGCGACGGCGTCCTGGGCCGGCTCCTCGTGGACCCGGCCCAGGACGACGTGGCGCTCGTGCTGGCCCGCACCACCGGCTGA
- a CDS encoding alkylhydroperoxidase: MTTTTTGATARRLPALTPDQAQGRARELLADIVERHGSAGEMVSTMANSPAVIEGYLSLSRAMKRVKIPRALSEKLSLAVQEWIGCGTCREAHEAAGRAAGLSEADIALARQGTSVDPREAALIGLALKVLAEPSALGDADVAEVRAHGWSDRVVAEVVGLVSLNLLTGAFNLLAGIQPVAGEEEGGTADG, from the coding sequence ATGACCACGACCACGACCGGTGCCACCGCCCGCCGCCTGCCGGCGCTCACCCCCGACCAGGCGCAGGGCCGGGCCCGGGAACTGCTCGCGGACATCGTCGAACGGCACGGCTCGGCCGGCGAGATGGTGTCCACGATGGCCAACTCGCCTGCGGTGATCGAGGGTTACCTCAGCCTGTCGCGGGCGATGAAGCGGGTGAAGATCCCGCGCGCGCTGAGCGAGAAGCTGTCGCTGGCGGTCCAGGAGTGGATCGGCTGCGGCACCTGCCGCGAGGCGCACGAGGCGGCGGGCCGGGCGGCCGGGCTGAGCGAGGCGGACATCGCCCTGGCCCGGCAGGGCACCTCCGTCGATCCGCGGGAGGCCGCGCTCATCGGGCTCGCCCTGAAGGTCCTCGCCGAGCCGAGCGCGCTCGGCGACGCGGACGTCGCCGAGGTGCGGGCCCACGGCTGGAGCGACCGGGTCGTCGCCGAGGTGGTCGGGCTCGTCAGCCTCAACCTGCTCACGGGCGCCTTCAACCTCCTCGCCGGCATCCAGCCGGTCGCCGGCGAGGAGGAGGGCGGGACGGCGGACGGCTAG
- a CDS encoding DinB family protein, translating to MAIPARLSPLLAEFDFARKRLTDRLGGPVVDSGNGTDVPVGPMTDAEYLWEPAPGCWSVRRFADGPGPAAALLTGTGEWGRETAPYPHPVPPPFTTLAWRLTHLSELLELRADHTNGTRSLTRDDYRSAGDAATAMADFDRAAEAWRAALLSVGDKELDTVGHCSYPHGGDAEEPFLEIVWWVNQELLHHGAEIALLRDLHRVLAV from the coding sequence ATGGCGATACCCGCCCGACTCTCGCCCCTGCTCGCCGAGTTCGACTTCGCCCGCAAGCGGCTGACGGACCGTCTGGGCGGGCCGGTGGTGGACAGCGGCAACGGCACGGACGTGCCGGTCGGCCCGATGACGGACGCCGAGTACCTGTGGGAGCCGGCGCCGGGCTGCTGGTCGGTACGCCGGTTCGCCGACGGTCCGGGTCCGGCCGCCGCGCTGCTGACCGGTACCGGCGAGTGGGGCCGGGAGACCGCCCCGTACCCGCACCCCGTCCCGCCGCCCTTCACCACCCTCGCCTGGCGGCTGACGCACCTGAGCGAACTGCTGGAGCTCCGTGCCGACCACACGAACGGCACCCGTTCGCTGACCCGCGACGACTACCGCTCGGCCGGCGACGCCGCCACGGCGATGGCCGACTTCGACCGGGCGGCCGAGGCGTGGCGGGCGGCGCTGCTGTCCGTCGGCGACAAGGAGCTGGACACGGTCGGGCACTGCTCCTACCCGCACGGCGGCGACGCGGAGGAGCCGTTCCTGGAGATCGTGTGGTGGGTCAACCAGGAACTCCTGCACCACGGCGCCGAGATCGCCCTCCTGCGCGACCTGCACCGGGTCCTCGCCGTCTGA
- a CDS encoding SSI family serine proteinase inhibitor, which produces MNTHLPAALLAALFLAAPTAGGAEPGPTPPGGAPDRTTVPAAPITPTVPTAPAATSVRLTVTGPAPATTALSPDGAGPAAPAARTVTLHCDPAGGDHPRAEAACADLDATQGRVERDSATACTLLYDPVDVRAEGVWHGRPVSFARQYGNTCELNARTGAVFAF; this is translated from the coding sequence ATGAACACGCACCTCCCGGCCGCCCTGCTGGCCGCCCTGTTCCTCGCCGCCCCCACCGCCGGAGGCGCCGAGCCGGGCCCCACCCCGCCCGGCGGCGCCCCCGACCGTACGACCGTGCCGGCGGCGCCGATCACCCCGACCGTTCCGACGGCCCCGGCCGCCACCTCCGTCCGGCTCACCGTCACCGGCCCGGCCCCCGCCACCACGGCGCTGTCGCCCGACGGCGCCGGCCCGGCCGCCCCCGCCGCGCGCACCGTCACCCTCCACTGCGACCCGGCCGGCGGCGACCACCCCCGGGCCGAGGCCGCCTGCGCCGACCTGGACGCCACCCAGGGGCGCGTCGAGCGCGACTCCGCCACCGCGTGCACCCTTCTCTACGACCCCGTCGATGTGCGCGCGGAAGGCGTCTGGCACGGCCGGCCCGTCTCCTTCGCCCGCCAGTACGGCAACACCTGCGAACTGAACGCCCGCACCGGCGCCGTCTTCGCCTTCTGA